The region CTTCACTTAATAGTTCAAGATTTATCAAAACATTTGGACCATTTCTTTCAGTATCTTATATGTGTATAAATCAGTGAGAGAGTACTAGTCACCGGATTCGCCAGTAAAAATTAACAGTTAAAAAGTAGTTAGCCAAACTcttagattaaataattattcttTAAAGTACCTACATATCAATAGAGAAATTAGTCACTGAATCTATCGGTGAAAACCTAGTTGCAGTCTAAACGAAAgaattagttattagttattggGTGCGTTGGTGAAAACCATCACCACAACCAAAAAATAGTTATaagtatatatgtatgtatacatTAATTTCATGAGGGGAGAGAAAGTAGTAATGGATGATGAGCATTGGACAGGTTAGAATAGGTTGTTTCTTCCCTATacgtgttttttttttgcacttGTCGCCTAAAAACTAGGTTGTCTtagtgcgtgtgtgtgtgtgagctGCCATTTTCACATATCTCTAACCACGACTTCCCCACGGCCTAATTTCATTCCCCACATCAAACTTTCCACTTATATACCAAACCCCCCTTTACCCTCCTCCTTattcacctctctctctctctctctctacataaAATAGCAAGCAAATTAGATACTACTACTACACTCTTTATACGTACGACACTAtatatgtgtattgtgtgcccccacacataaatatatatgtcTCATTCTCCACATCCTTCTAACATGAGTCAACAACACCATTCCCCCCCTCCCCCTATTACCCCTAAACCCACCCCTCCTCCGCCGCGGAGTACTACCACCGTTCAATCTCAATCTCTGCATTTGCAGCCCTCAATCGGAAGCGAATCGCTGCCGTCTCCGAAAAAAGTCAAGACCGCGGCCGCGGCAGCCGCGAGGCCGGGCGGAGGGAAGCACCCGACGTACCGGGGCATCCGGAGCCGGAGCGGGAAATGGGTGTCCGAGATACGCGAGCCGAAGAAGACGACCCGCGTGTGGCTCGGCACCTACCCAACCCCGGAGATGGCCGCGGCCGCCTATGACGCGGCCGCGCTGGCGCTCAAAGGCGCCGGCGCGGCCGTCAACTTCCCCGATCGGGCCGGGGTGTATCCGGTCCCGGACTCGCCCGCGCCGCTGGATATCAGGAGGGCGGCCGCGGCGGCCGCCCTCATGATGAAGCCGGACGAGCAGCGGCCGGCATCCGATGCTGATGATCAGCATCGGCCTGCCGCTGCTCGGGATGCGGAAGCGGCAGCGGCGGAGCATGAGTTTATTGATGAGGAGGCGCTGTTTCATATGCCGAATCTGCTGGTGGATATGGCGGAGGGAATGCTAGTTAGCCCGCCGAGAATGGCGTCTCCGCCGTCGGATGATTCGCCGGAGAATTCTGATGTGGAGAGTTTGTGGAgctattgaaaaaaaaacaagacaCGTAATATTGTTGTACTATCATTTATTGCAGaagattatatatataatatacaaaGACACATTAATTTGTGTTCAAGTAGGAAAATTGGTTGCATAATTTTATTTGGTTAAATTCTTGTTATTCCTATTCCTCCCAGTTTCTTAATTTTCGGTTTGAAGATTTGTAATTGATTAATTAGATTCAAATCTAATACAATCGATATTTAGAATCGTGTATTTGTGTTATcattgtgtgtgaaatgaactAGTacgaattaatattaatttcttGTGATTTGAGATAATTTGCCCTAATTGAGAATGGATGCATGGAAGAATTACACCAAAGGTTCTAATTGTGATCGAATATTGTTATATATCTCTCTCTATTACATCAAACCTATGCAAAACCACAACTTGGCAAAAACATGGAAATTTACGCAACAACATAACACGATGTTGAAAGAACACGAGAGAGATTTGAAGACTCGAATTTGACCGGCTAGACCTAGAAAGCGTTGGTGAGATTCAAGGTTGAgagtgttttatttttaaattatttcacTATTGATTTGAGCATGAGAGCGTTATATttattgttttcatttcatgtttcttcctttatcacttgtttttattttgaatattcaATTATTTGTAATGTTGATTTGAAATGGTGAAGTTGAATTTGATCATGACATGTTAGACAAGGGTTTCAACGGATCAATAAGTTTGGGACAAAAAGGTTTCTCTGATGCTATGATGAGAAACAAAAAAGGTCTTTCCGAAATTTTAGACATGTTATGGTCAAACCAAATCGTTCTTAGAGTTGCTTTTGCctcaagcaaaaaaaaaaacatatcacAAAAGATCAATACTAATTACTATCATCATCAAGCATTGATTTTCTCCTCTCTTTTAAACCAACTTATTGGTCAGAAATATGTCTTATAACTGAGTGTGTTTCATTGTCAGTCGTTTAATTAAGGATGTAATTACCTATAAACACTTCTTAACTATAGTCAATTGAGTTGTGTTTCATTGTGAGTCGTTTAAGGATGTAATTACCTATTAACACTTCTTAACTATAGTCAATTGAGTTGTATTTCATTGTCATTCTCATGATTAAATTCCACAAGTTAATATCCAATATCATATAACTAAATTTGCAATTAGTGGAGTTCCACATATGTAAAAGATATACTACTAACTTTATCCTTTTTGGGATATGTATAATCatgtggtttttttaataagCTTTATCGAATATATACATATGATACAAGACCATTTGTAGCTTGGTGAAGAGATGTCATTACTTCCGAGAGAGAGAATCATTGGTCAAAAGTCTTGAAATTTATAGTTTTCTAATAGTTAAAGCAATTATTTATATAGTGGGCCTCATTCTCATTTCTGAATTTACCCTAAGTTGAAAGATATATTTAATGTCTTCAAATCAGTCACtctatttatgtttttttttcgtttGGGGGGACCATCCTATTATATTTATATCTGATCTAGGTAGGGTTGTAAGTTGTAACATTGATAAGTCTATTAGTTTAGTCAGATGATGAATTCATTGGACGCCAATGATCAAATTCGGCTCTACATAACTATGAAGAATGTTACTATTGTTCAAGCCAAAAATAAGACAGAGTAATGTAGTTAGTAGCAGTACGGAAAcaatttagaatataaaaatcaacaaaaaaccaaaatatcaacataaagaCAAAATCAAACGTTTTACACAAAATCActacaaaagaaaataacagacGAATACAAGAATACAACACATTACGAAATTATTTGCCAATCTCATCAAAGCCAAATGAGTTGTTACGCAAATCACCCACCAGTGAAAGCAACTAGGGGCGGACGCATAAATCATTCTTTGTAAGggctattttataaaaaaaatatttaaactatATTCATGTATAATTTAGCTCTTGGATAAGGGcttttgaataaaaatttacataaaattagtataaataaaaaaaattataaaggaaaaatataaaaaatcatgTTTATTAGGGGTTTAAGCCCCTAATCATACCTATGTGTGTCTGCCCATGAATGCAACAAAAGGCAAAACACGCAAAAAAAAGAAGCGATAAAAGCACGAAGGACGAAGCGGTAAAAGCACGAAGGACCGGATAACGACAaaagcaaagaaaaaaaaacctcaATAGCAATAAATTGCACTAGTCGTCAATTTTCAAGAATTCAAACGCATCCTAGTTTCAACAGTAAGCATCAACTAGGTCATTTAAAAGATGTCAAACATTTAAGAAAAAAGTTAATTTGAAAACGAAATAGTCAGAACATTATGATCTGTTTATTAcaatgtatcatgtatgtatagTTGTATACGTGTGGGCACTCGACACTACattgactctctctctctctctctatagcTTTCTCTCTCGTACAATGCGATAGTTTACCATGAAATTGGTGGGCAACACAACGTGCTCTTGTCAACTCATCTTTAGGAAATGCTTTCAAATTCAATAGATTTGCACGACATTTGTCTACTAGGGGTAAACCCTAATTCCATTTTACCATCTTCCAAATTGAACCTATTAATACATATATAGTTATATACTAGTGTGTATTTATTTCACACCTGCCTGTTTGTTTTCATTTGTTGGGAGGGtaaaacaaatttaaaattcagATACATATTCATCCAATTTAAATTTGATTGGGGGTCATTAAATTTAGATTAGGatccattatttttttaataattatgtataatgtatttttaatcgtaaatataatttaaataaataaaacaagggTGGCTTAATTAGGGTTGATGATTTTCGAATCAATTAGTGGGAAATTGGAATTAGCAAATGTAGAGAAACTAATGATATTTAAATCTAATACGTGTGACATTGTGGGTGTAGTGggcataattttttatttaattactaaTATTGACATCACTTAAGCGATCATAATGAGCCTAgctttattaataaattaaaaaattaaaaaatccaatttcttcaaattgctTAACTTGTAAATTGTAGAATCGCCAGTGAGAAAAGTCGGACTTTAGCGCCGAATGTTTGTGCTTAATTGGAGATGTCTGCGTTACAAATTCATACCAAATAAAGtggttaattttaatttttttttcaagattTTATTATCACAAACCCACTTAATTATATATAGGTTTTTAACAAAAACTAAAAGATGTGTAGCTCTACTTTCACGATTTTATAATATACTATTAAaagcaaaatataaaaataatattgcatGGATATGGAAACGCTTAAAGAAAAAAGTATTATAtgcaaataaaaatatgaaactaataataataatgatgataagGAAAAAGAATTCCAAAGGATGGTGGCGACGGTTGGAGAAGATTAGAGTTGGTAAAGGTCGGCCAATGTTAAAAAAGTTGTTTTAGTAGTCCGAAATTGTCACATGATATAAGTATtgatttgtaaatatttattaGAATAATTAATCCAATTGGGTAATATGTAATTATTGTAAGGGAAAAGGGAAAGAAAAGTGAATATTTGGTGGGGTTTTCTGTCTGATACAGAATCTCACAAAGATGAAAGAAGAAAACCGGAAATTGCTTATGTTTGGATGATTGAAAGAGGTTACCTTTGACTATTGAAAATACACATTTATGGCCGACATCAAAATACACCCTCTCATGCTCATTTCTTGGTTTTGGTGGACTGTCTTTTTCTACTCTACGATTTTGTAAATCGTCCATGATAAATTTTGTGATG is a window of Salvia splendens isolate huo1 chromosome 3, SspV2, whole genome shotgun sequence DNA encoding:
- the LOC121796367 gene encoding ethylene-responsive transcription factor ERF025-like, whose translation is MSHSPHPSNMSQQHHSPPPPITPKPTPPPPRSTTTVQSQSLHLQPSIGSESLPSPKKVKTAAAAAARPGGGKHPTYRGIRSRSGKWVSEIREPKKTTRVWLGTYPTPEMAAAAYDAAALALKGAGAAVNFPDRAGVYPVPDSPAPLDIRRAAAAAALMMKPDEQRPASDADDQHRPAAARDAEAAAAEHEFIDEEALFHMPNLLVDMAEGMLVSPPRMASPPSDDSPENSDVESLWSY